Proteins from a genomic interval of Zingiber officinale cultivar Zhangliang chromosome 2A, Zo_v1.1, whole genome shotgun sequence:
- the LOC122042651 gene encoding thaumatin-like protein 1: MDHTILYGVLVLVSVFLCCLFAGDCTTFAFINRCDDTVWPGVLSNSGSPPLSVTGFSLPAGTARSLLVPSGWSGRFWARTGCSFDDAGRGSCATGDCGSGQVECNGAAAAPPATLVEFTLGGGAGGADFYDVSLVDGYNLPVGVAAEAAGCGETGCAADVNRVCPAEMRAGGGAACRSACDAFGTPELCCTGEFASPSTCRPSAYSEVFKAACPLAYSYAFDDATSTFTCAAAQRYAITFCPNSTPSKKAASSSQSRPAPRTAGLVLQDDSWLASLATGSAMARRAAPAPLGAALLFVFLLL; this comes from the exons AAACAGGTGCGACGATACAGTGTGGCCCGGAGTCCTCTCCAATTCCGGCAGCCCTCCACTGAGCGTCACCGGTTTCTCGCTCCCCGCCGGCACCGCAAGATCCCTGCTGGTCCCGTCAGGGTGGTCGGGCCGCTTCTGGGCGCGCACGGGTTGCTCCTTCGACGACGCCGGGCGCGGCTCCTGCGCCACCGGCGACTGCGGGTCCGGGCAGGTGGAGTGCAATGGCGCCGCAGCCGCGCCGCCAGCAACGCTGGTGGAGTTTACGCTGGGCGGCGGCGCTGGCGGGGCGGACTTCTACGACGTGAGCCTAGTGGACGGGTACAACCTGCCGGTGGGGGTGGCGGCGGAGGCGGCGGGGTGCGGGGAAACCGGGTGCGCGGCGGACGTGAACCGCGTGTGCCCGGCGGAGATGAGGGCCGGCGGCGGCGCCGCCTGCCGGAGCGCGTGCGACGCGTTCGGGACGCCGGAGCTGTGCTGTACGGGAGAGTTCGCCAGCCCGAGCACGTGCCGCCCGTCGGCGTACTCGGAGGTGTTTAAGGCCGCGTGCCCCCTGGCGTACAGCTACGCCTTCGACGACGCCACGAGCACCTTCACCTGCGCCGCCGCGCAGCGCTACGCCATCACCTTCTGTCCTAACTCAACTCCCAG CAAGAAAGCGGCGAGCTCTTCCCAAAGTCGCCCTGCACCAAGAACAGCAGGACTGGTGCTACAGGACGACTCATGGCTGGCGAGCCTTGCGACAGGGAGTGCAATGGCCAGGAGAGCGGCGCCTGCTCCGTTGGGAGCTGctcttctttttgttttcttGTTGCTATGA